One genomic segment of Impatiens glandulifera chromosome 6, dImpGla2.1, whole genome shotgun sequence includes these proteins:
- the LOC124943839 gene encoding transcription factor bHLH155-like — protein MFVQIYETNEFVDRAKRFLKEIEDDDTFSSVNSLICNSELFHPQFTSFFDQQNMSSQINEEKLEDSMGVKEEEIIKKRGTLLRSVKKRDKQKGTRQKLRERIAELRKLIPNGGKMSIDSLLVQTVEHMLLLEGVTNPKR, from the exons ATGTTTGTGCAGATTTATGAAACGAATGAATTTGTTGATCGGGCTAAGAGATTTCTTAAGGAGATAGAAGATGATGACACATTTTCATCTGTAAACAGTTTGATTTGTAATTCAGAACTATTTCATCCTCAATTTACCTCATTTTTCGATCAACAAAACATGTCATCACAAATAAACGAAGAAAAACTCGAAGATTCAATGGGTGTAAAGGAAGAAGAGATCATCAAGAAACGTGGGACTTTGTTAAGAAGTGTCAAGAAAAGGGATAAACAAAAAGGGACTCGACAAAAGCTTCGCGAAAGAATTGCAGAGCTGAGAAAACTCATTCCAAATGGTGGAAAG ATGAGCATTGATTCTTTGTTGGTTCAAACTGTTGAACACATGTTATTACTTGAAGGTGTGACAAATCCAAAGAGATAG
- the LOC124941710 gene encoding probable serine/threonine-protein kinase WNK6: MLIGSGKLMHDPDEGEIVEKSPSGRFVRYNEILGRGAFKIVYKGFDEVDGIEIAWNQVSLDDALRTAEHLERLYSEVHLLKTLKHENIIRSYCSWVDNESKTINMITELFTSGSLRQYRRKHKSVDMKAIKNWATQILHGLSYLHGHDPPIIHRDLKCDNIFVNGNNGEVKIGDLGLATVMQQSTARSVIGTPEFMAPELYEEEYNELVDVYSFGMCVLELVTCEYPYSECKNPAQIYKKVTSGIKPLALNKVKDPKVKDFIEKCLVPASMRLSVEKLLEDPFLSIESKKDSPFSSNSLSSETTSSMMDIDSKISKLSISTETVLADSVLELEKYLGMNKYVIKGEKYDDDSISLTLRMADSSGRIKNIHFMFNLDSDTSVSVAGEMVEHLELSNEVVDFIVELIDSLLTRMVPCWKLASSESFEVYTNDDISLRSCSAVMSEVTKNLELKEELDAIEANYHESLLELARMREEAVENARKRWMLREGKQLIA; the protein is encoded by the exons atgctGATTGGTTCTGGGAAATTGATGCATGATCCTGATGAGGGTGAAATAGTTGAGAaatctccaagtgggagatttgTTCGG TATAATGAAATTCTGGGAAGAGGGGCCTTCAAGATTGT ATATAAGGGTTTTGATGAAGTTGATGGAATAGAAATTGCATGGAACCAAGTGAGTCTTGATGATGCTTTAAGAACTGCTGAACATTTAGAAAGACTTTACTCTGAGGTTCATTTGTTGAAGACACTCAAACATGAAAACATCATCCGTTCTTACTGTTCTTGGGTAGACAATGAAAGCAAAACTATCAACATGATTACTGAATTATTCACATCTGGAAGTTTGAGACA ATATCGTAGAAAGCATAAGAGTGTTGATATGAAGGCGATCAAGAACTGGGCAACACAGATTCTTCACGGGTTGAGTTATCTCCATGGGCATGATCCTCCTATCATTCATAGAGATTTAAAGTGcgataatatatttgttaatggGAATAATGGGGAGGTTAAAATTGGAGATCTTGGTTTGGCTACTGTAATGCAGCAGTCTACTGCACGGAGTGTCATCG GTACTCCTGAATTCATGGCTCCTGAACTCTATGAAGAGGAATACAATGAACTCGTTGACGTATACTCATTTGGCATGTGCGTGTTAGAGTTAGTTACGTGTGAATATCCTTATAGTGAATGCAAGAATCCGGCTCAGATATATAAGAAAGTCACTTCT GGTATAAAGCCGCTAGCTTTGAATAAAGTGAAAGACCCCAAAGTGAAAGATTTCATCGAGAAATGCCTTGTTCCAGCATCCATGAGATTATCTGTTGAAAAGTTATTGGAAGACCCTTTCCTATCCATTGAATCAAAAAAGGATTCGCCTTTTTCTTCCAATTCATTATCGTCGGAGACAACTTCTTCTATGATGGACATAGACTCAAAAATCAGTAAGCTTTCGATTAGCACTGAAACTGTACTTGCTGATTCTGTTCTAGAACTCGAGAAATATTTGGGAATGAACAAATACGTTATAAAAGGCGAGAAGTACGACGATGACTCCATTTCATTAACCCTACGTATGGCCGACTCATCCG GTCGGATAAAGAACATACATTTTATGTTCAACCTGGATTCAGACACATCTGTTTCTGTTGCGGGCGAGATGGTGGAACATTTAGAATTGTCGAACGAGGTTGTGGATTTCATTGTCGAGTTAATCGATAGCCTGCTCACGAGAATGGTGCCTTGTTGGAAACTGGCTTCTTCTGAGTCTTTCGAAGTTTATACAAACGACGATATATCTTTAAGGAGTTGTTCAGCTGTGATGAGCGAAGTAACCAAGAATTTGGAGCTGAAGGAGGAGCTCGACGCGATAGAGGCTAACTATCACGAGTCGCTACTAGAACTCGCTAGGATGAGAGAAGAGGCGGTTGAGAATGCGAGAAAGAGGTGGATGTTGAGGGAGGGAAAACAACTTATTGCGTGA
- the LOC124941310 gene encoding oligopeptide transporter 7-like: MDESVYEINAPLITQDETQENPSTSSSKSTESSENSPVQQVALTVPTTDDPSLPVLTFRMWILGTLSCILLSFLNQFFWYRTEPLTITAISAQIAVVPLGRLMAAGITDRIFFRGSRFEFTLNPGPFNVKEHVLITIFANSGAGTVYAIHVVTVVKVYYKQHITFFVSLLVVITTQVLGFGWAGIYRRYLVEPAAMWWPANLVQVSLFRALHETEERPKGGLTRTQFFLIALACSFAYYVFPGYLFQMLTSFSWVCWIFPSSVLAQQLGSGLYGLGLGALGFDWSSISSYLGSPLASPWFATANVAAGFVLVMYVLTPITYWFNVYKAKTFPIFSNALFKSNGTKYNISSIVDSNFHLNLESYEEQGPLYLSTFFAMTYGVGFAALTATIMHVFLFHGREIWDQTKASLKDKGMDIHTRLMSRYNQVPEWWFWAMLVGNIGVTIFACEYYNEQLQLPWWGVVLACAIAFVFTLPIGIITAITNQSPGLNIITEYIIGYIYPGYPVANMCFKVYGYISMSQAITFLQDFKLGHYMKIPPRTMFMAQIVGTLIAGIVYLSTAWWLLETIPDICTSDSSIWTCPSDTVFYDASVIWGLIGPRRIFGDLGTYSAINWFFLGGAIAPVIVWLAHKAYPEKEWIRLINMPVLIGATGMMPPATAVNYTTWVLVGFLSGFVVYRYRPEMWRRYNYVLSGALDAGLAFMAVLLYLSLGLEGIDLQWWGNNLDGCPFATCPTAKGVNVQGCPVSS, from the exons ATGGATGAATCCGTATACGAAATAAACGCACCTCTAA TAACGCAAGATGAAACACAAGAGAATCCATCAACATCGAGTTCAAAATCCACCGAATCATCAGAAAATTCACCAGTTCAACAAGTCGCACTCACCGTTCCAACAACCGACGATCCATCTCTTCCCGTTCTCACTTTCCGAATGTGGATTCTCGGAACTCTATCCTGTATCCTTCTATCGTTCCTGAATCAATTCTTCTGGTACAGAACGGAACCGTTAACAATAACCGCAATCTCAGCTCAGATCGCGGTTGTACCTTTAGGTAGATTAATGGCAGCAGGAATAACAGATCGGATATTCTTTAGAGGAAGTAGATTTGAATTCACGTTGAATCCAGGTCCGTTTAATGTTAAAGAACATGTGTTGATTACGATATTTGCTAACTCCGGCGCCGGAACTGTTTATGCGATTCACGTCGTCACGGTTGTTAAGGTGTATTATAAACAGCACATCACGTTTTTTGTATCTCTCTTGGTTGTTATAACTACTCAG GTATTAGGGTTTGGATGGGCTGGTATTTACCGACGGTATTTGGTTGAACCGGCGGCTATGTGGTGGCCGGCGAATCTTGTTCAAGTCTCCTTATTCAG AGCATTGCACGAAACAGAAGAAAGGCCAAAAGGCGGGTTAACACGAACTCAGTTCTTCCTAATCGCTCTCGCTTGCAGCTTCGCTTACTACGTTTTTCCCGGCTATCTCTTTCAAATGTTAACCTCGTTTTCTTGGGTATGTTGGATATTTCCTTCCTCGGTATTGGCCCAACAACTCGGGTCTGGTCTTTACGGTCTTGGGCTTGGAGCATTGGGCTTTGATTGGTCCAGTATCTCATCATACCTTGGAAGCCCATTAGCAAGCCCATGGTTTGCCACAGCCAATGTTGCTGCTGGCTTTGTCTTAGTAATGTATGTGTTAACTCCAATAACTTATTGGTTCAATGTCTATAAAGCCAAAACATTTCCCATATTCTCAAATGCCCTTTTCAAGTCTAATGGTACCAAATATAACATATCGAGCATAGTCGACTCCAATTTCCACCTCAACCTTGAATCATACGAAGAACAAGGACCTCTTTATTTGAGTACTTTCTTCGCAATGACTTACGGTGTTGGATTCGCTGCCCTCACCGCCACGATCATGCACGTGTTTTTGTTTCACGGAAG GGAAATATGGGATCAGACTAAAGCGAGTTTGAAGGATAAAGGAATGGATATACACACGAGATTGATGTCACGATATAACCAAGTGCCGGAATGGTGGTTTTGGGCAATGCTTGTGGGGAATATTGGTGTTACAATATTTGCGTGCGAGTATTACAATGAACAACTTCAATTACCGTGGTGGGGTGTTGTCTTAGCTTGTGCCATTGCATTTGTCTTCACTCTTCCTATTGGAATTATCACCGCAATCACAAATCAG TCGCCAGGATTGAATATCATAACAGAGTACATAATAGGATACATCTACCCAGGATATCCAGTTGCCAACATGTGTTTCAAAGTATATGGATACATAAGTATGTCACAAGCAATCACATTTCTTCAAGATTTTAAACTCGGTCATTACATGAAAATCCCACCAAGAACTATGTTCATGGCACAAATTGTGGGCACTCTCATAGCCGGGATAGTTTATTTGAGCACTGCATGGTGGTTATTGGAAACAATCCCAGATATTTGCACTTCCGATTCTTCCATTTGGACTTGCCCATCCGATACTGTCTTTTACGACGCATCTGTCATATGGGGATTGATTGGACCGCGTCGTATATTTGGCGATCTCGGCACTTATAGTGCTATCAATTGGTTCTTTCTCGGCGGTGCTATTGCTCCAGTTATTGTATGGCTTGCTCATAAG GCGTATCCGGAGAAGGAGTGGATACGGCTAATAAACATGCCGGTATTGATCGGGGCAACGGGAATGATGCCTCCGGCGACGGCGGTGAATTACACGACGTGGGTATTGGTGGGATTTTTATCTGGATTTGTGGTTTATCGATATCGACCGGAGATGTGGAGGAGGTATAATTATGTGTTGTCGGGGGCTTTGGATGCTGGTTTGGCATTTATGGCGGTTTTGTTGTATTTATCTTTGGGATTGGAAGGTATTGATCTTCAATGGTGGGGGAATAATCTTGATGGTTGTCCTTTTGCCACGTGTCCTACTGCTAAAGGAGTCAACGTCCAAGGTTGTCCTGTTTCATCTTAA
- the LOC124942432 gene encoding molybdate-anion transporter-like, whose product MEFFYYFVFGGFGAIVLALELSKTSKDRINTSSAFNSFKNNYLVVYSLMMAGDWLQGPYVYYLYSVYGFTKGEIGQLFIAGFGSSMLFGTIVGSLADKQGRKRASITYCITYILSCITKHSPQYKVLMVGRVLGGIATSLLFSAFESWLVAEHNKRGYDQQWLSVTFSKAIFLGNGLVAILAGLFGNLLVETLTLGPVAPFDAAACFLAVGMAIIMSSWTENYGDPSENKDLLTQFKDAAVIIASDGKIALLGAIQSLFEGSMYTFVFLWTPALSPNGEDIPHGFIFATFMMASMLGSSTASRLMTPSSTLRVESYMQFVFGIASVALFIPVLTSFLLPSTGVKGGSITFSGSVQLIGFCVFEACVGIFWPSIMKMRSQYIPEEARSTIMNFFRIPLNIFVCVVLYNVDAFPIMFMFGMCSFFLLVACILQKRLMVISEIQKPKPQEWRETNLGEDEPFNP is encoded by the exons ATGGAGTTCTTTTACTACTTTGTTTTCGGTGGATTTGGAGCGATTGTTCTTGCATTGGAGCTCAGCAAGACAAGCAAAGATCGCATCAATACTTCCTCTGCTTTCAATTCATTCAAGAACAATTATCTTGTTGTTTACTCTCTTATGATGG CTGGTGATTGGTTGCAGGGGCCGTATGTGTATTATCTTTACAGTGTGTATGGATTCACAAAAGGAGAGATTGGACAGCTTTTTATAGCTGGGTTTGGATCTTCAATGCTATTTGGAACAATTGTTGGATCTCTAGCTGATAAaca GGGAAGGAAGAGGGCAAGTATTACTTACTGCATTACTTACATACTAAGCTGCATCACTAAGCATTCTCCTCAATATAAGGTCTTAATGGTTGGCCGAGTTTTGGGAGGAATCGCCACTTCTCTATTGTTTTCCGCATTCGAATCGTGGCTAGTTGCTGAACACAACAAG AGAGGTTATGATCAACAATGGCTGTCAGTGACATTCTCAAAGGCAATATTTCTTGGCAATGGGTTGGTTGCAATTTTGGCTGGTTTGTTTGGGAATCTCCTTGTTGAGACATTAACCCTTGGACCCGTTGCTCCCTTTGATGCGGCTGCCTGTTTTCTTGCTGTTGGGATGGCAATTATCATGTCATCTTGGACTGAGAATTATGGCGACCCTTCTGAAAACAAGGACCTTCTTACACAATTCAAGGACGCCGCAGTCATCATTGCCTCAG ATGGAAAAATCGCATTGCTCGGTGCCATCCAATCATTATTCGAAGGTTCAATGTACACGTTTGTATTCCTATGGACCCCGGCTCTTAGTCCAAACGGAGAAGACATTCCTCATGGTTTTATTTTTGCTACTTTCATGATGGCTTCGATGTTGGGAAGCTCAACCGCATCCAGATTGATGACTCCTTCATCGACTCTCAGAGTCGAGAGCTATATGCAGTTCGTGTTCGGTATTGCATCTGTGGCTCTCTTTATTCCTGTCTTAACAAGT TTCTTGTTACCATCTACGGGTGTGAAAGGTGGTAGCATAACGTTCTCAGGGTCGGTCCAGCTTATTGGATTCTGCGTTTTCGAGGCATGTGTGGGGATATTCTGGCCGTCAATCATGAAGATGAGATCTCAATATATTCCCGAAGAGGCTCGAAGCACGATCATGAACTTCTTCCGAATACCTCTCAACATCTTCGTGTGTGTCGTGCTATACAAC gTTGATGCCTTCCCGATTATGTTCATGTTCGGGATGTGTTCGTTCTTCCTTCTAGTCGCGTGTATATTGCAGAAGCGTTTGATGGTGATTTCCGAAATTCAAAAGCCAA AGCCTCAAGAATGGAGGGAGACCAATCTAGGAGAGGACGAACCGTTTAACCCATAA
- the LOC124943840 gene encoding uncharacterized protein LOC124943840: protein MVNFRDETSSGSPNPSYGTNPFPTVNEPQVTHQQPGSVKRKYNNDPLVIHPVDHPGLTLTTAVLTRETYFGWCLSIQLALPAKIKIGFIDGTFPRPIDQEDGRQWGIVDSMVRAWIMNTIDIRLQRRFQSTKTSRDLWLEVKSRYEGNNGPRRYYLQKDIVILQQGRNDLEEYYSKVRLLWDEMFSLKPVRRCRCGGTKTDCDGCFLETEMLQDDEENKLLQFLMGLNDHYDYVKDQILMQESWPAVYKAFTMLQNVEKNNYSRSVQQDSSMYVREGNDRRNYLDKSKSKNSICNHCGGKGHLKEKLFQTSRLPGLVETTKRKTE from the coding sequence ATGGTGAATTTCAGAGACGAAACAAGCAGCGGAAGTCCTAACCCTAGTTATGGTACAAATCCTTTTCCTACGGTCAATGAACCTCAAGTTACTCATCAACAACCAGGTTCAGTCAAAAGAAAGTATAACAACGATCCGTTAGTGATTCATCCAGTAGATCATCCAGGTTTGACTCTAACTACAGCGGTTTTAACTAGAGAAACCTATTTTGGTTGGTGTTTGAGTATTCAACTTGCTTTACCGGCTAAGATTAAAATTGGATTTATTGATGGAACGTTTCCGAGGCCAATTGATCAAGAAGATGGAAGACAATGGGGAATTGTTGACTCAATGGTTCGAGCGTGGATAATGAACACCATAGATATTAGACTACAAAGAAGATTTCAATCGACTAAAACCAGTCGTGATCTGTGGTTGGAAGTGAAGTCTAGATATGAAGGAAATAACGGTCCAAGAAGATATTATTTGCAGAAGGACATTGTTATTTTACAGCAAGGAAGAAATGATCTAGAGGAATACTACTCCAAGGTTAGACTTCTTTGGGATGAAATGTTTAGTTTGAAGCCAGTAAGGAGATGCAGGTGTGGAGGAACTAAAACCGATTGTGATGGATGTTTTCTTGAAACTGAAATGCTTCAAGACGACGAAGAAAACAAGTTGTTACAATTCTTGATGGGACTTAATGATCATTATGATTATGTCAAAGACCAGATTCTAATGCAAGAATCGTGGCCAGCTGTGTATAAAGCATTTACAATGCTGCAGAATGTGGAAAAGAATAACTATTCTAGAAGTGTTCAACAAGATAGCTCTATGTACGTCAGGGAAGGAAATGATAGGAGGAACTATCTGGACAAATCTAAGTCCAAGAACTCAATATGCAATCACTGTGGAGGAAAAGGTCATCTCAAAGAAAAACTGTTTCAAACTAGTCGGTTACCCGGACTGGTGGAAACAACCAAAAGAAAGACAGAATGA
- the LOC124942557 gene encoding 2-keto-3-deoxy-L-rhamnonate aldolase-like, producing MLTTTIRSSAPNGSETISSPKSLKSRLKNGETLYGIFLLSFSPTIAEIAGLAGYDYVVVDMEHGHGGVSDALHCLHALAAAGTAAILRLPESCPTWTKKALDLGPQGIMFPMIDNPKLAREAVSYCRFPPKGIRGSAHTIVRASAYGIDTGYLSNYEDDLLIMCQVESEEGATKIDEIAAVEGVDCIQMGPLDLSASMGYLSNPGHEKVKEVLRKAEKAVLGGGKAYLAGFAMAHDRPEAIKGRGYHMVSGATDLGMFRAAAVEDVKRFKICLKDTGKNGE from the exons ATGTTGACGACGACGATCCGATCCTCCGCCCCAAATGGATCAGAAACCATCTCATCTCCAAAATCTCTCAAATCTCGTCTCAAAAACGGCGAAACTCTATACGGAATCTTCCTCCTTTCATTCTCCCCAACAATCGCCGAAATCGCCGGTCTCGCCGGCTATGATTACGTCGTCGTCGACATGGAACACGGCCACGGAGGAGTTTCCGATGCACTCCATTGTCTACATGCACTCGCCGCCGCCGGAACTGCTGCTATTCTCCGACTTCCGGAAAGTTGTCCTACTTGGACCAAGAAAGCTCTTGATCTGGGTCCTCAAGGGATTATGTTTCCTATGATTGATAACCCTAAATTAGCGAGAGAAGCTGTTTCTTATTGCAGATTTCCACCTAAAGGAATTAGAGGATCTGCTCATACTATTGTTCGTGCATCTGCTTATGGGATTGATACTGGTTATCTTAGTAATTATGAAGATGATCTTCTTATAATGTGTCAG GTGGAATCGGAAGAGGGTGCGACAAAGATAGATGAGATAGCGGCGGTGGAGGGTGTTGATTGTATTCAAATGGGTCCGTTGGATTTGAGCGCGAGCATGGGTTATTTATCGAATCCAGGTCATGAGAAAGTGAAGGAGGTTTTGAGAAAGGCGGAGAAGGCGGTGCTCGGCGGTGGAAAAGCTTATTTGGCTGGATTCGCCATGGCTCACGACCGCCCTGAAGCTATTAAGGGAAGAGGCTATCATATGGTTTCTGGTGCCACTGATTTGGGCATGTTCAGGGCTGCCGCCGTCGAAGATGTCAAGAGGTTTAAGATTTGTTTAAAGGACACCGGAAAAAATGGTGAatag